One Brassica oleracea var. oleracea cultivar TO1000 chromosome C7, BOL, whole genome shotgun sequence genomic window carries:
- the LOC106301357 gene encoding lon protease homolog 1, mitochondrial — translation MKGLDTNLRLQASPQLSNVFLPKRLTLVRNLNFRSSSSSSPAMLKLFSSRVHHLTPAIRPGPRSSVDSPLFKALSQLTGLNRRSSSLGHRVFFCSDSASEAEAAAEVAEAEAEVADSKSSSAIVSTNPKPEDCLTVLALPVPHRPLFPGFYMPIYVKDPKVLAALQESRRRQAPYAGAFLLKDAPSTDSSSSSDTEKNISELKGKGLLERLHEVGTLAQISSIQGDQVILVGHRRLRITEMVSEEPLTVKVDHLKDKPFDMDDDVIKATSFEVISTLRDVLKTSSLWRDHVQTYTQHIGDFTYPRLADFGAAICGANRHQAQEVLEELDVHKRLRLTLELMKKEMEISKIQETIAKAIEEKISGEQRRYLLNEQLKAIKKELGVETDDKSALSGKFKERIEPNKEKIPAHILQVIEEELTKLQLLEASSSEFNVTRNYLDWLTILPWGNYSDENFDVVRAQQILDEDHYGLSDVKERILEFIAVGRLRGTSQGKIICLSGPPGVGKTSIGRSIARALNRKFFRFSVGGLGDVAEIKGHRRTYVGAMPGKMVQCLKSVGTANPLVLIDEIDKLGKGHAGDPASALLELLDPEQNANFLDHYLDVTIDLSKVLFVCTANVIDMIPNPLLDRMEVISIAGYITDEKVHIARDYLEKNARGDCGIKPEQVDVSDAALLSLIENYCREAGVRNLQKQIEKIYRKIALKLVREGAVPAEPAVTTDVEEAEIVAKLDVESPEKDAAKELKEEEAETKKIAVEKVMIDESNLADYVGKPVFHAEKIYEPTPVGVVMGLAWTSMGGSTLYIETTVVEEGEGKGGLNITGQLGDVMKESAQIAHTVARKILLEKEPENPFFANSKLHLHVPAGATPKDGPSAGCTMITSLLSLAMNKPVRKDLAMTGEVTLTGRILPIGGVKEKTIAARRSQVKTIIFPEANRRDFEELAENVKEGLDAHFVDDYGKIFELAFGYDDKQQD, via the exons ATGAAGGGCTTAGATACTAATCTCCGTCTCCAAGCTTCTCCACAACTCTCCAATGTTTTCTTGCCCAAGAGGCTAACCCTCGTAAGAAACCTCAACTTCAGATCCTCTTCCTCTTCCTCTCCAGCAATGTTGAAGCTTTTCTCTTCCCGAGTCCACCATCTGACTCCGGCGATTCGTCCCGGGCCTCGCTCCTCGGTGGACTCTCCGCTGTTCAAAGCGCTGAGTCAGCTCACCGGGTTGAATCGGAGATCGAGTTCCCTGGGTCACCGTGTTTTCTTCTGCTCCGATAGCGCGTCTGAAGCAGAGGCGGCGGCCGAGGTAGCTGAGGCCGAGGCTGAGGTAGCTGATTCGAAATCTTCGTCAGCGATTGTGTCCACTAACCCTAAACCGGAGGATTGTTTAACG GTTCTAGCATTGCCGGTGCCGCATAGGCCTCTTTTTCCTGGGTTTTACATGCCAATCTATGTCAAG GATCCTAAAGTACTCGCAGCCTTACAAGAGAGCAGAAGACGACAAGCTCCATATGCTGGAGCGTTCCTTCTGAAGGATGCCCCATCAACTGATTCATCTTCAAGCAGCGACACAGAGAAGAACATAAGTGAGCTTAAAGGGAAAGGTTTGCTTGAACGGCTTCACGAAGTTGGCACACTTGCTCAG ATTTCAAGTATTCAAGGGGACCAAGTTATCCTCGTTGGTCACAGACGGCTTCGCATAACAGAGATG GTGAGTGAAGAACCACTTACGGTCAAAGTCGATCATCTTAAG GATAAGCCGTTTGACATGGACGATGATGTCATCAAGGCAACATCCTTTGAAGTTATTTCAACGCTTAGGGATGTGCTAAAGACAAGCTCACTCTGGAGAGATCACGTCCAGACATATACCCAG CATATAGGTGATTTCACTTATCCACGGTTAGCCGATTTTGGAGCGGCAATATGTGGTGCAAATAGGCATCAAGCTCAAGAAGTTCTTGAAGAACTGGAC GTTCATAAACGGCTGCGGTTAACGCTGGAATTGATGAAAAAAGAAATGGAAATTAGCAAGATTCAG GAAACCATAGCAAAAGCAATTGAAGAGAAAATTAGCGGTGAGCAACGCCGTTACTTGCTAAATGAGCAGCTCAAGGCTATAAAGAAG GAGCTTGGTGTGGAAACAGATGACAAATCTGCACTTTCTG GAAAGTTTAAGGAAAGGATTGAGCCTAACAAGGAAAAGATTCCAGCGCATATATTACAAGTCATAGAAGAAGAGCTTACAAAACTGCAGCTGTTAGAGGCGAGTTCAAGCGAGTTTAACGTGACCCGAAACTACCTTGATTGGCTGACCATATTGCCTTGGGGAAATTACAG TGATGAAAACTTCGATGTTGTACGGGCACAACAAATTCTTGATGAGGATCACTATGGCTTATCTGACGTAAAAGAAAGAATACTAGAGTTTATTGCAGTTGGAAGGCTTAGAGGCACTTCACAAG GGAAAATCATCTGCCTCTCTGGCCCTCCTGGAGTAGGTAAAACTAGTATCGGTCGTTCCATTGCCCGTGCTCTTAATCGCAAGTTTTTCCGGTTCTCTGTTGGAGGATTAGGAGATGTCGCTGAGATTAAG GGGCATCGTCGGACATATGTTGGAGCCATGCCAGGAAAGATGGTGCAGTGTCTTAAGAGCGTGGGGACAGCAAATCCTCTTGTTCTAATCGATGAGATTGATAAG CTTGGGAAAGGCCATGCTGGTGACCCAGCCAGTGCTTTGTTGGAGCTTCTGGATCCAGAGCAAAATGCAAATTTTCTGGATCACTATCTCGACGTTACTATTGACCTATCAAAG GTTTTATTTGTGTGCACAGCAAATGTGATAGACATGATTCCCAATCCTCTGCTAGACAGGATGGAGGTGATTAGTATTGCTGGTTATATCACTGATGAGAAAGTTCACATCGCTAGAGACTATTTGGAAAAAAACGCACGTGGAGATTGTGGCATCAAGCCAGAACAG GTTGATGTGAGTGATGCAGCTCTTCTTTCCTTGATTGAAAATTACTGCAGAGAAGCAGGTGTTAGGAATCTCCAGAAACAGATTGAGAAGATTTACCGTAAG ATTGCTCTTAAACTAGTGCGCGAAGGAGCAGTCCCAGCAGAGCCTGCAGTTACAACCGATGTGGAAGAAGCTGAAATTGTGGCCAAGCTTGACGTTGAATCACCAGAGAAGGACGCTGCTAAAGAATTAAAGGAAGAGGAGGCTGAAACCAAGAAGATAGCCGTCGAAAAGGTTATGATCGATGAATCAAACCTTGCAGATTATGTCGGCAAGCCTGTTTTCCATGCGGAAAAGATCTATGAGCCCACACCGGTAGGAGTTGTGATGGGTCTAGCTTGGACATCCATGGGTGGTTCAACATTGTACATAGAGACAACTGTTGTGGAGGAAGGGGAAGGTAAAGGTGGACTGAATATAACGGGTCAGCTTGGGGATGTGATGAAAGAAAGCGCACAAATTGCTCACACCGTCGCCAGAAAGATATTGCTAGAGAAAGAACCAGAGAATCCGTTCTTTGCGAACTCCAAGCTTCATCTCCATGTTCCTGCAGGAGCCACACCGAAAGACGGTCCAAGTGCAGGATGCACCATGATTACATCGTTGCTATCACTTGCCATGAATAAACCTGTTAGAAAAGACCTTGCAATGACCGGAGAAGTCACTTTAACCGGTAGAATTCTTCCTATTGGTGGG GTGAAGGAGAAAACCATAGCGGCGAGGCGGAGTCAGGTGAAGACTATTATATTTCCGGAGGCAAACCGGAGAGACTTTGAAGAGCTGGCGGAGAATGTGAAAGAAGGGCTTGATGCTCACTTTGTGGATGACTATGGAAAGATCTTCGAGCTTGCCTTTGGCTATGATGACAAACAACAAGACTGA
- the LOC106305674 gene encoding uncharacterized protein LOC106305674 gives MGFISRTVFPACERVFVCCPAYGPRSLHPVKRYKILLLDIFPKSPDGAPNERKIVKLCEYAAKNPVHIPKIAKCLEKMCYKDLRSRQMKFINVVTEAYNNMLFHCKDHMAYFAMSLLNVVTELLVNSKLEAPTILGCQTLTRFIYSQVDGTYTHSIENFAHRVCSLAREEGDEHQKRCLRASGLQCLSAMVWFMGEFSHIFAAVDDIVHAILGNYEAGVVVQTIEDREEQKNCNWVDEVIRCEGRGAGVRPRTARKDLALLPKEETEMPKVWAQICLQRMVDLAKESTTLRQILDPMFSYFTSRRQWTPPNGLAMIVLSDATYLTEISGTQQLVLSSVVRHLDNKHVANDPELKAYIIQVAGCLAKLIRTSSYLRDIRFVNDLCRHLRKSFQATSRSIGEEELNLNLMLQNSIEDCLREIAKGVVNPQPLFDMMAVLLEELLSSGVVVSRAAAGSLLVLAHAMSSALSPSMRSQQAFSDALLDALLKAMLHPNVETRVGAHELFSVILLPSSGQSQAGLASVRSDTNSTFTSIAARLDKLRKEKDGVKTEKNGYNNNTHEDLKSCKSSPNFHKLNSLIDRNLADTLPKFTEDQMGQLLSAFWTQSTLSDISPSNIKAIAHSFSLVLLSLRLKNPDDGLVVRAFQLLFSLRNLSLDLNNGTLPTVCKRLILALSTSTLMFAAKIYQIPHICEVLKGQLPGDVDPYLFIGDDLQLHVRSNASMKDFGSSGDNQMATSLLFEMRSKVELSNTIITDIIAKHLSKIIVKLEETDVKMQLSEPFTPDDAFMFGSRPIVELEPNQSISKESSLSFDEDVNAGSMVEDEVTSELSVRFHPGGSSSSPSIPQVISIDQLMESALEVAAGQVVVSSVSISPLPYDTMTNRCETFGTGTRQKISKWLATENRQVNGLYRNSLEESCAIEKVTTEDNRRESGVQQMSLPPTSPFDNFLKAAGGAGR, from the exons ATGGGGTTTATCTCAAGGACTGTTTTTCCAGCGTGCGAGCGTGTCTTCGTTTGCTGTCCTGCTTACGGGCCTAGGTCTCTACATCCCGTCAAGCGTTACAAGATACTCCTCCTCGACATCTTCCCCAAATCCCCT GATGGTGCACCAAATGAGAGAAAGATTGTCAAATTATGCGAGTATGCTGCCAAAAACCCAGTCCATATCCCCAAG ATTGCTAAGTGTCTTGAAAAGATGTGTTACAAGGACCTTCGATCCCGGCAGATGAAGTTCATCAATGTTGTCACTGAGGCTTACAACAACATGCTTTTCCATTGCAAGGATCATAT GGCTTATTTCGCTATGAGTTTGCTGAATGTGGTTACAGAACTACTAGTCAATTCAAAGCTGGAGGCACCGACCATTCTTGGATGCCAGACATTGACAAGGTTCATTTACAGTCAG GTTGATGGAACTTACACGCACAGTATTGAAAACTTTGCGCATAGAGTTTGCTCATTGGCTCGTGAAGAAGGTGATGAACATCAAAAGCGGTGCCTGAGAGCATCTGGCCTGCAATGCCTTTCAGCCATG GTGTGGTTTATGGGAGAGTTTTCACATATCTTCGCCGCTGTTGATGATATTGTACATGCCATTCTTGGTAATTACGAGGCAGGCGTGGTCGTTCAGACCATTGAAGACAGAGAAGAGCAAAAAAACTGTAACTGGGTGGATGAAGTGATTAGATGTGAAGGCCGAGGAGCAGGAGTCAGACCGAGAACTGCAAGAAAAGATCTGGCTCTATTGCCTAA AGAAGAGACTGAGATGCCCAAAGTTTGGGCACAGATCTGTCTCCAGAGGATGGTTGATCTAGCTAAAGAAAGCACAACTCTGCGGCAGATCTTGGACCCCATGTTCAGCTATTTTACCTCTAGACGCCAATGGACTCCTCCAAATGGTCTGGCTATGATAGTTCTGTCTGATGCAACATACTTGACGGAAATCTCTG GGACTCAGCAGTTAGTGTTATCTTCTGTTGTACGTCATCTTGACAACAAGCATGTTGCCAATGATCCTGAACTCAAGGCTTACATCATACAAGTCGCTGGCTGCCTAGCAAAGCTGATCAGGACCAGCTCGTACCTTAGGGATATACGCTTTGTTAACGACTTGTGTCGGCATCTGAGGAAAAGCTTCCAGGCGACATCGAGATCTATTGGAGAAGAGGAACTCAACTTGAACTTGATGCTTCAAAACTCTATTGAAGACTGTCTCCGGGAGATAGCCAAAGGAGTTGTAAATCCACAGCCGCTGTTCGATATGATGGCTGTTTTACTCGAGGAGCTTCTTTCTTCAGGAGTTGTTGTTTCACGTGCAGCTGCTGGATCACTGTTGGTTCTCGCTCATGCAATGTCTTCAGCACTATCACCATCTATGCGTTCACAACAGGCTTTCTCAGACGCACTTCTTGACGCGCTTCTAAAAGCAATGCTGCATCCAAACGTGGAAACTCGTGTGGGAGCGCATGAATTATTCTCTGTGATTCTCTTGCCAAGCTCTGGTCAATCTCAGGCTGGACTTGCATCAGTGAGGAGTGATACAAACTCCACGTTTACATCTATCGCTGCTAGATTAGACAAGCTTAGAAAGGAGAAGGATGGCGTCAAGACTGAGAAGAACGGTTATAATAATAATACTCACGAGGATCTTAAAAGCTGCAAATCTTCCCCAAACTTTCACAAGTTGAATTCCTTGATTGATAGGAATCTAGCTGATACG TTACCGAAGTTTACTGAAGATCAAATGGGGCAATTGTTATCTGCATTTTGGACGCAATCAACTCTTTCTGATATATCACCATCAAATATTAAAGCTATTGCTCATTCTTTCAGTTTGGTGCTTCTTTCCTTGCGACTAAAG AATCCTGACGACGGGCTTGTTGTTCGTGCCTTCCAGCTTCTCTTCTCACTGAGGAACCTTTCTTTGGACCTTAATAACG GCACGTTACCAACGGTTTGCAAGCGGTTGATCCTTGCTTTATCCACAAGTACGTTGATGTTCGCTGCCAAAATATATCAGATTCCTCATATCTGCGAGGTGTTGAAGGGTCAACTTCCTGGCGAC GTAGATCCGTATCTATTCATTGGCGATGACTTACAACTTCACGTAAGATCAAATGCGAGTATGAAAGATTTTGGGTCCTCAGGCGATAATCAGATGGCTACTTCGTTGTTGTTTGAGATGAGAAGCAAAGTAGAACTGTCCAACACTATCATAACTGATATTATAGCAAAACATCTATCTAAGATTATTGTTAAGCTTGAGGAAACTGATGTAAAGATGCAACTCTCTGAGCCATTCACACCTGATGATGCTTTCATGTTTGGTTCACGGCCTATCGTTGAGCTTGAACCAAACCAAAGCATCTCTAAGGAATCATCACTGTCCTTCGATGAG GACGTAAATGCAGGTTCAATGGTTGAGGACGAAGTGACCAGTGAACTCTCTGTACGTTTTCACCCAGGAGGGTCCTCTTCTTCACCATCTATTCCTCAAGTTATCAGCATTGACCAGCTCATGGAATCT GCCCTTGAGGTGGCGGCTGGTCAAGTGGTTGTCTCATCTGTCTCCATTTCTCCGCTTCCTTACGACACAATGACAAACCGCTGCGAAACCTTTGGGACTGGGACAAGACAGAAGATCTCAAAGTGGTTGGCCACCGAGAACCGCCAGGTGAATGGGCTCTACAGAAATTCATTAGAGGAGTCATGTGCTATTGAAAAG GTAACAACAGAAGATAATAGGAGAGAATCTGGTGTGCAGCAGATGAGTCTGCCTCCAACGAGTCCCTTTGACAATTTTCTCAAAGCAGCAGGAGGAGCAGGAAGATGA